In Liquorilactobacillus hordei DSM 19519, the following proteins share a genomic window:
- a CDS encoding ISL3 family transposase — protein MSQDYSIENILQIQDPNIKCISIDNSDPKKQVIHAKLTYSIKRCPLCGQSQVVRFGTNLINVRMPPIKERPVILKLLKQRYLCKRGQHTFSAETSLVKPHCQISEDTKQMIILQLTKDRSITDIAEELNVSPVAVNRVLDSLAIQTKTALLTLPTTLCFDEFRSTGHQMSFIAIDGDTHRLVSVLPNRLNRSIQNHFESNYSLAERRKVKQVVIDFNAQYQSVIHIIFPEAKVIADNFHLVQMGLQALNQTRVQLMHRFTQNSREYRVLKHHWRLFLKTYSGLNQRKPQWFAHLKNWFTQEQLVWQGLELDSTYQHTYFVAHSLVDALRKRDYLKFIKTLNRADKVSPQLETTIKTYRKYLPLIKNMMASNYSNGPLEGVNRKIKQIKRTAYGYRNWSHFYTRIRIEFTIRIKKRKPIRK, from the coding sequence ATGTCCCAAGACTATTCTATCGAAAATATACTTCAAATCCAAGACCCAAATATTAAATGTATCAGTATTGACAATTCTGATCCCAAGAAACAAGTCATTCATGCCAAATTAACTTATTCGATAAAGCGCTGTCCACTTTGTGGCCAATCCCAAGTAGTCCGTTTTGGAACTAATTTGATCAACGTCAGGATGCCACCTATCAAAGAACGACCAGTTATCTTAAAACTGCTTAAACAACGTTATCTGTGCAAAAGAGGGCAACATACTTTTAGTGCTGAAACGTCGCTAGTTAAACCACACTGTCAAATCTCAGAAGATACCAAACAGATGATTATTCTACAGCTTACTAAAGATCGTAGTATTACTGATATTGCAGAGGAATTAAATGTTTCACCAGTGGCAGTTAATCGAGTACTTGATTCATTAGCGATTCAGACTAAGACCGCCTTGCTTACCTTACCAACTACGTTGTGTTTTGATGAATTTCGCTCCACTGGTCATCAGATGAGTTTTATTGCCATTGATGGTGATACACATCGGCTAGTTTCTGTTTTACCTAATCGCCTTAATCGAAGTATCCAAAATCACTTTGAAAGTAACTATTCCTTAGCTGAACGTAGGAAAGTTAAACAAGTAGTTATTGATTTCAATGCACAGTATCAATCCGTAATTCACATAATTTTTCCAGAAGCAAAAGTTATCGCCGATAACTTTCATCTAGTTCAAATGGGACTCCAAGCACTGAACCAGACACGCGTACAGTTAATGCATCGATTCACTCAAAATTCACGAGAATATCGAGTTCTCAAACATCACTGGCGTTTATTTTTAAAAACTTATTCTGGCTTAAATCAACGTAAACCACAATGGTTTGCGCATTTAAAGAACTGGTTCACCCAAGAACAATTAGTCTGGCAAGGTCTTGAGTTAGATTCAACCTACCAACACACTTACTTCGTTGCGCATTCCCTAGTTGATGCCTTAAGAAAGCGTGATTATTTAAAGTTCATTAAAACACTAAATCGAGCTGACAAAGTCAGCCCACAGCTTGAAACTACAATAAAGACCTATCGCAAATATCTACCATTAATTAAAAACATGATGGCAAGCAACTATTCAAATGGCCCACTAGAAGGTGTTAATCGCAAAATCAAACAAATTAAACGCACGGCATACGGCTATAGAAACTGGTCACATTTTTACACCCGGATTAGAATTGAATTTACGATTCGAATAAAAAAAAGAAAACCAATTCGAAAATGA
- a CDS encoding ABC transporter permease, with translation MHTKSLKGLTIPLISVLAGFIVGAILMLIFGYDPIQNYQNLLIGSLGGIYSVGETLRNMISLILTALGFAVASKAGFFNIGGPGQYLIGWFGAIVFTLKFSHLPAVILIIGALLCGALAGGLWSMIAGVLRAYFGTSEVITTIMLNYIVLYLVNFAVKSWLASKGSDSSPNITTKANLNTPFLQHITDNSTFNWGFFIALAVVGLVWFYFKKTKSGFEIQAVGLNESASQYAGVNVKRTIIIAMLISGLLAGLGGAIDGLGNFENISVSNNLPNVGYNGMAVALLAAGNPIGIIFAALLFSALQIGGLSISVYSNTPSEIVDIVIASIIFFVGIKYAFELMTKKGWLKRKNKVVKGGAEK, from the coding sequence GTGCATACTAAATCACTTAAAGGATTGACTATACCTTTGATTTCAGTATTGGCCGGCTTTATAGTTGGTGCGATTTTGATGCTAATCTTTGGATATGATCCAATTCAAAATTACCAAAATCTTTTGATAGGATCTCTTGGCGGAATTTATTCGGTTGGGGAAACTTTGCGAAACATGATTTCTTTAATTTTAACGGCTTTGGGTTTTGCTGTAGCAAGTAAGGCTGGTTTTTTCAATATTGGTGGACCAGGACAATACTTAATTGGCTGGTTTGGCGCAATTGTTTTCACATTGAAGTTTTCACACTTACCCGCAGTTATTTTGATAATTGGTGCACTTTTGTGTGGCGCCTTAGCTGGAGGATTATGGTCCATGATAGCCGGTGTCTTACGGGCGTACTTTGGAACTAGTGAAGTTATTACTACAATTATGTTGAATTATATCGTTTTGTACCTTGTTAATTTTGCAGTAAAGAGTTGGCTTGCTAGCAAAGGTAGTGATTCTTCACCAAATATCACTACTAAAGCAAATCTGAACACTCCTTTTTTACAACATATTACTGATAATTCAACGTTTAATTGGGGTTTCTTTATTGCTTTAGCCGTTGTGGGTTTGGTTTGGTTTTACTTCAAGAAAACTAAATCAGGATTTGAAATTCAAGCAGTTGGTTTAAATGAATCTGCTTCACAATATGCTGGTGTAAATGTGAAGAGAACAATAATTATTGCAATGTTAATCTCTGGTTTATTGGCTGGGCTTGGTGGTGCCATCGATGGTTTAGGTAATTTTGAGAATATCTCAGTTTCTAATAATTTGCCTAATGTTGGTTATAACGGTATGGCAGTAGCCCTGTTAGCAGCTGGGAATCCAATTGGAATTATCTTTGCTGCATTGCTTTTCTCAGCTTTACAAATAGGAGGTTTGAGTATTTCGGTATACTCAAATACTCCAAGTGAAATCGTTGATATAGTTATAGCCTCAATCATCTTCTTCGTAGGTATCAAGTATGCATTCGAATTGATGACTAAAAAGGGTTGGCTAAAACGCAAGAATAAGGTAGTGAAGGGTGGTGCTGAAAAATGA
- a CDS encoding ABC transporter permease yields the protein MSLTTILMTVFSTTFVYAAPLIFTALGGTFSERSGVVNVGLEGMMIIGAFGSTVFNLTFASTFGSLTPWISLFIGALFGLVFSLLHAVATVTFRADHIISGTVLNLMAPALAVFLTRVLYEGKGQTPVINQSMGNFTFPLLSKIPFIGKVLFTNTSLIAFIAIIVGILCWYFFFRTSLGLRMRSVGENPMAADTLGINVVKYKYMGVLISGFMGGIGGAVMAQSITLNFSASTISGQGFMSLAAMIFGKWNPLGATGAALFFGLAQSLPIIGAYIPLLSHVNTVWFQIAPYAITIIVLVIFLGKAVAPAADGENYIKGK from the coding sequence ATGAGTTTAACAACTATTTTAATGACAGTCTTTTCAACAACTTTTGTGTATGCAGCACCACTTATCTTCACTGCATTAGGTGGAACTTTCTCTGAAAGAAGTGGTGTCGTTAATGTTGGACTTGAAGGTATGATGATAATTGGTGCTTTTGGAAGTACAGTGTTTAACCTGACTTTTGCAAGTACTTTTGGAAGTCTTACACCGTGGATTTCATTATTTATTGGGGCCTTGTTTGGGTTAGTCTTTTCACTATTGCATGCTGTTGCAACCGTTACTTTTAGAGCTGATCATATTATTAGTGGAACTGTTTTGAATCTTATGGCACCGGCATTAGCAGTGTTTCTGACACGAGTTTTGTATGAGGGCAAAGGGCAAACACCGGTTATCAATCAAAGCATGGGTAATTTTACATTCCCACTCTTATCTAAAATTCCATTTATCGGTAAAGTTTTGTTTACTAATACCTCACTTATAGCTTTTATTGCAATTATTGTTGGGATTTTATGCTGGTATTTCTTTTTTCGCACAAGTTTGGGATTAAGAATGAGATCTGTTGGTGAAAATCCTATGGCGGCTGATACTCTAGGAATTAATGTAGTAAAATATAAGTACATGGGAGTTCTGATTTCTGGATTTATGGGGGGAATTGGTGGTGCTGTCATGGCACAGTCTATTACCTTAAACTTCTCAGCAAGCACGATTTCAGGGCAAGGTTTTATGTCATTAGCAGCTATGATTTTTGGAAAATGGAATCCTTTAGGAGCGACAGGAGCGGCATTATTTTTCGGTTTAGCGCAAAGCTTGCCAATTATCGGTGCCTACATTCCGTTATTATCGCATGTTAATACCGTTTGGTTCCAAATTGCACCATATGCAATAACAATCATTGTTTTGGTAATCTTCTTAGGCAAAGCTGTTGCACCTGCTGCAGACGGAGAGAATTACATCAAAGGAAAGTAA
- the gltB gene encoding glutamate synthase large subunit, with amino-acid sequence MENFNNTMYSPSFEHDACGMGFITQIDGKASHELIERALIMLKRMNHRGGTGSEPDTGDGAGILFAMPDNFFRTYANKKKINLPAFGEYAVGMFFLPQKQSEKEAMFSSIEDEVSDAGFRVIGARDVPYVYESCGPTAQKTMPGFEQIIIGKPFDIAPGREYEDALFRLRRHLEKTFSAEEFAIVSLSSKTICYKGMLHAYQVGEFFPDLHDESMESAIALIHSRFSTNTFPSWERAQPFRFIAHNGEINTLKRAENWMVSHNIEIYNDEDSDSAKLENCMEHLYRNGRDIPQILLMMVPEAWGKDAHVSAKQAAFDEYNAGFVAPWDGPAALCFTDGVQVGAALDRNGLRPSRYNLVKGNFLVVASESGVYDVAPEDIIEKGILGPADMILVDTDQGKFYRTAEIKEKYSSSQPYAKWLKDEQLTLDDLSEADVDENISENALRTLWRRHGYTEDMIRDALIPMAQKGEEPVISMGYDSPLAVLSKKPQSLFTYFKQQFAQVTNPPIDAIREKLVIGTEMFLGADGDITKDVPLNAKKIKLDSPILNTKAYEKLRHINGKNGFKAAVVTICYDITPRPNRLEQALDDMFKDAESQIQQGANLLILSDRGATREQLIIPVLLAVSGLNNYLVRKGKRELASIIVDTGEACEIHHFATLLGYGASAIHPYGAYATLLSYNLGDKLESYRKAAEKGIVKVMSRMGISTIIGYQGAQLFEAVGLSEKVVGKYFTGTESRIGGLTLNQIEEEYLVRYRKAFNTRAIEDLPSGGSFKYRRDGEHHLYNPMTMYKFQQAVRTGDYEIYKEYVEDVRKEEQDSPTTLRSLWEITGTHGAVPLSEVEPVSQIVKRFKAGAMSFGSLSKEAHECIAQAMNELNAKSNSGEGGENRARFKPQPDGRNLNSKIKQVASARFGVNAEYLMSAEELQIKVAQGAKPGEGGQLPGTKNFPWVAEIRGSVPGVRLISPPPHHDIYSIEDLKQLIHDLKQINPFAKVTVKLVSSTGVGTIATGVVKSGADKVTISGYDGGTGAAPRNSVRDAGLPWEMGLAEAHQTLALNNLRQRTTIETDGKLMTGRDVAIAIMLGAEEFSFASLVLVSIGCIMMRVCSLNTCPTGIATQNPGLRKLFIGKPEHVKNCMKFIAQDLREEMASLGYRTVDELVGHTENITPRFIAKGKAKSLDFSRILSTSVGIERKSADPFVPKYQWPELNAFAEMALASKQPVVVKQPINNRMRTVGARMGGWIAQRFGNEGLPAGQLKFEYTGVAGQSFGAFITRGLELDLTGEANDYVGKGLSGGRLVVRAPKVAQQLYSNAPIVGNVACFGATAGEAFFNGRAGERFCVRNSGAHVVAEGIGDHGCEYMTNGIAMILGSTGRNFGAGMSGGVAYVYDPAGSFPQQCNLEMIELFEIDNEQDRKVVKDLLRKHFRYTDSQKAKFILDNWELEAGNFVKVYPKEFRHINEIMAKYASENVTEEELKQKAFDEIVGVQPTIMK; translated from the coding sequence ATGGAGAATTTCAATAATACAATGTATAGCCCATCCTTTGAGCATGATGCTTGTGGGATGGGATTTATTACCCAGATTGATGGGAAAGCAAGTCATGAATTAATTGAACGTGCTCTGATTATGTTGAAGAGAATGAATCATCGTGGTGGTACAGGTTCCGAACCAGATACAGGCGATGGAGCAGGGATATTATTTGCGATGCCTGATAATTTTTTTAGAACATATGCTAATAAGAAAAAAATAAATTTACCAGCCTTTGGTGAATATGCCGTGGGGATGTTCTTTCTACCACAAAAGCAAAGTGAAAAAGAAGCAATGTTCTCATCTATTGAAGATGAAGTTAGCGATGCAGGCTTTCGTGTTATTGGAGCAAGAGACGTTCCATACGTATACGAAAGTTGTGGACCAACAGCACAAAAGACAATGCCAGGTTTTGAGCAGATAATCATTGGAAAGCCTTTTGATATTGCTCCAGGAAGAGAATATGAAGATGCCCTTTTTCGTTTGCGCAGGCATCTTGAGAAGACATTTTCTGCTGAGGAATTTGCAATTGTGAGTTTGTCCAGTAAAACAATTTGTTACAAGGGAATGTTGCATGCGTATCAAGTGGGAGAATTTTTCCCAGATTTACATGATGAATCTATGGAATCTGCAATTGCGTTGATTCACTCACGTTTTTCTACTAATACTTTCCCAAGCTGGGAACGTGCGCAACCATTTAGATTTATTGCACACAACGGTGAGATTAATACCCTGAAGAGGGCCGAGAACTGGATGGTGAGTCACAATATAGAAATATACAATGACGAAGACTCTGATTCAGCTAAGCTAGAAAATTGTATGGAGCATCTGTACCGAAATGGGAGAGATATTCCACAGATTTTATTAATGATGGTCCCAGAGGCTTGGGGTAAAGATGCACATGTGTCCGCAAAGCAGGCAGCATTCGATGAATATAACGCTGGGTTTGTTGCTCCATGGGATGGCCCGGCGGCACTTTGCTTCACTGATGGTGTTCAAGTTGGGGCAGCATTGGATCGAAATGGGTTACGGCCCTCAAGGTACAACCTTGTAAAGGGGAATTTTCTGGTAGTTGCTTCTGAATCAGGAGTTTATGATGTTGCTCCAGAGGATATTATTGAAAAGGGAATTCTAGGTCCAGCTGACATGATTTTGGTAGATACTGATCAGGGTAAATTTTACAGAACTGCTGAGATTAAGGAGAAATATTCAAGTAGTCAACCATATGCTAAATGGCTTAAGGACGAGCAATTAACACTTGATGATCTATCTGAAGCAGATGTTGATGAAAACATCTCAGAAAATGCATTACGAACTTTATGGAGACGCCACGGATATACTGAAGACATGATTCGTGATGCGCTGATTCCGATGGCTCAAAAAGGTGAAGAACCGGTTATTTCAATGGGATATGATTCTCCATTGGCTGTGTTAAGTAAGAAACCGCAATCACTATTTACCTATTTTAAACAGCAATTTGCACAAGTTACTAACCCACCGATTGATGCAATCAGGGAGAAATTAGTTATTGGAACTGAAATGTTTCTAGGTGCAGATGGTGATATTACAAAAGATGTCCCTTTAAATGCAAAGAAGATTAAGCTTGACTCACCAATTCTAAATACGAAAGCATATGAGAAACTAAGACATATAAATGGAAAAAATGGATTCAAAGCTGCTGTTGTAACAATTTGTTATGATATTACGCCACGACCTAACCGGTTGGAACAAGCATTAGATGATATGTTCAAGGATGCCGAATCACAGATACAACAAGGTGCAAATTTATTAATTTTGAGTGATCGTGGTGCAACAAGAGAACAGTTGATTATTCCTGTATTATTGGCAGTCTCCGGCCTGAATAATTATTTGGTACGTAAAGGAAAAAGAGAATTGGCATCAATTATTGTTGATACAGGTGAAGCTTGCGAGATTCATCATTTTGCGACATTACTTGGATATGGTGCATCTGCCATCCATCCATATGGTGCTTATGCAACCTTACTTTCTTACAATCTTGGGGATAAGCTTGAAAGTTATCGAAAAGCTGCTGAGAAGGGAATTGTTAAGGTTATGAGTAGAATGGGAATTTCTACTATTATAGGTTATCAGGGAGCGCAATTATTTGAGGCTGTGGGACTCTCAGAGAAGGTAGTGGGTAAGTATTTTACAGGAACTGAAAGTCGAATTGGCGGTTTGACTTTAAACCAGATTGAAGAGGAGTATCTAGTAAGATACCGTAAAGCATTTAACACCAGAGCAATTGAAGACTTGCCTTCAGGTGGAAGCTTCAAGTATCGTCGCGATGGTGAACATCATCTGTATAATCCTATGACAATGTATAAGTTTCAACAGGCTGTCCGTACTGGAGACTATGAGATTTATAAGGAATATGTTGAAGATGTGCGAAAAGAAGAACAGGATTCACCAACAACACTTCGTTCTCTCTGGGAAATTACAGGAACGCACGGAGCGGTACCATTGTCTGAGGTTGAGCCGGTCAGTCAAATTGTGAAAAGATTTAAGGCAGGGGCAATGAGTTTTGGATCGCTTTCTAAGGAAGCTCATGAATGCATTGCACAGGCCATGAATGAATTGAATGCTAAGAGCAATAGTGGCGAAGGTGGAGAGAATCGTGCTAGGTTCAAACCACAGCCTGATGGAAGGAATCTTAATAGTAAGATTAAACAGGTTGCATCAGCAAGATTTGGTGTGAATGCTGAGTATTTGATGAGTGCTGAAGAACTGCAAATCAAAGTTGCGCAAGGTGCAAAACCTGGTGAAGGTGGACAACTTCCCGGGACTAAGAACTTTCCCTGGGTTGCAGAAATTCGAGGTTCTGTTCCTGGAGTGCGCCTGATTTCACCGCCACCGCACCATGATATTTATTCAATTGAGGACTTGAAACAGTTGATTCATGACTTGAAGCAGATTAATCCTTTCGCAAAGGTAACAGTTAAACTCGTATCAAGTACGGGTGTGGGGACCATTGCGACAGGTGTTGTTAAATCTGGAGCGGATAAGGTAACTATTAGTGGATATGATGGAGGAACAGGTGCTGCTCCGCGTAATTCTGTCAGGGATGCGGGACTTCCATGGGAAATGGGGTTGGCAGAGGCTCATCAAACACTTGCTTTGAATAATCTGAGACAGCGAACAACAATTGAAACAGATGGGAAATTAATGACGGGCCGTGATGTTGCAATTGCAATTATGCTTGGTGCTGAAGAGTTTAGCTTTGCTTCATTGGTTCTAGTATCTATAGGATGTATTATGATGCGTGTATGTAGTCTTAATACTTGCCCAACGGGGATCGCAACGCAGAATCCGGGATTACGTAAGTTATTTATTGGTAAGCCTGAACATGTCAAGAATTGCATGAAATTCATTGCACAAGATTTGCGTGAAGAAATGGCATCGTTGGGTTATCGCACAGTTGATGAATTAGTTGGTCATACTGAAAATATTACTCCACGTTTTATTGCTAAAGGAAAAGCAAAGTCACTTGATTTCTCTAGAATTTTAAGTACATCTGTTGGAATTGAACGAAAATCAGCTGATCCATTTGTCCCTAAGTATCAATGGCCAGAACTGAATGCCTTTGCTGAAATGGCCTTGGCAAGCAAACAACCAGTAGTTGTTAAGCAACCAATTAATAATCGAATGCGGACTGTTGGAGCAAGGATGGGTGGTTGGATTGCACAACGTTTTGGTAATGAAGGATTGCCTGCGGGTCAATTAAAGTTTGAATATACTGGTGTAGCTGGTCAAAGCTTTGGTGCATTCATTACTCGCGGATTAGAACTAGATTTAACTGGAGAGGCAAATGATTATGTCGGCAAAGGGTTAAGTGGTGGAAGATTGGTAGTTCGTGCACCAAAAGTTGCACAACAACTCTATAGTAATGCCCCAATTGTTGGGAATGTTGCATGTTTTGGTGCGACTGCCGGTGAGGCATTCTTTAATGGCCGAGCAGGAGAGCGTTTTTGTGTCAGAAATTCGGGTGCACATGTGGTTGCTGAAGGTATTGGTGATCATGGTTGTGAGTACATGACAAACGGAATTGCAATGATTCTAGGATCAACCGGTAGAAACTTTGGTGCGGGGATGTCTGGTGGAGTTGCATATGTATATGATCCTGCAGGTAGCTTTCCACAACAATGTAATTTAGAAATGATTGAATTATTTGAGATTGATAATGAACAAGATAGAAAAGTTGTTAAAGACTTGTTACGTAAGCACTTTAGGTATACTGATTCACAAAAAGCAAAGTTTATACTTGATAATTGGGAGTTAGAAGCAGGAAATTTTGTAAAAGTATATCCTAAAGAGTTCAGACATATCAATGAAATTATGGCTAAATATGCAAGTGAAAATGTAACAGAAGAAGAGTTGAAACAAAAAGCGTTTGATGAAATTGTTGGTGTTCAGCCGACTATCATGAAGTAA
- a CDS encoding BMP family lipoprotein has product MMAGAILVGCGNNSSSSKGTKHSAALVTDGGGIDDKSFNQSAWEGLKSWGKSHNLQKGINGYNYAQSTDDSDFLPNINKLVKAKYATIFGIGYKLDNAITKASKANPDVNFAIIDSVVSNRKNVASVTFKTEQSSFLAGVAAAKTTKTNKVGFIGGIQSDVITTFEKGFEQGVKAVNPDIKVDVKYAGSFTKADVGQSLATAMYNNNEDVVYQAAGGTGAGVFTAAKNVAKNGKKVWVIGVDQDQKADGKYKGGNVTLASAVKKVGTAVKDLSNDAMKNKFPGGKTVTYDLKSNGVGLVNDNMSASALKAVQSYQEKIENGTIKVSPK; this is encoded by the coding sequence ATGATGGCGGGAGCAATTCTTGTGGGGTGTGGAAATAATTCTTCATCTAGCAAGGGAACAAAACATTCAGCAGCTTTAGTAACTGATGGTGGCGGAATTGATGATAAATCATTTAATCAGTCAGCGTGGGAAGGACTAAAGAGCTGGGGGAAAAGCCACAATCTCCAAAAAGGTATTAATGGTTACAATTATGCTCAATCTACTGATGATTCAGATTTCTTACCAAACATTAACAAGTTAGTCAAAGCAAAATATGCAACGATTTTTGGAATTGGTTATAAACTTGATAATGCTATTACAAAGGCTTCAAAGGCAAATCCTGATGTTAATTTTGCAATTATTGATTCAGTTGTAAGCAATCGTAAGAATGTTGCTTCTGTAACATTTAAGACAGAACAATCTTCATTTCTTGCAGGGGTTGCTGCAGCCAAGACAACAAAGACAAATAAAGTTGGATTTATTGGTGGGATTCAAAGTGATGTTATTACAACATTCGAAAAAGGATTTGAACAAGGTGTTAAAGCTGTAAATCCTGATATTAAAGTTGACGTTAAGTACGCGGGTTCATTTACAAAAGCGGATGTTGGTCAATCTTTAGCAACAGCTATGTATAACAATAATGAAGATGTTGTTTACCAAGCAGCAGGTGGAACTGGTGCAGGTGTTTTCACGGCAGCGAAGAATGTAGCCAAAAATGGTAAAAAAGTATGGGTTATCGGTGTTGATCAAGATCAAAAAGCTGATGGTAAGTACAAAGGTGGAAATGTTACTTTAGCTTCGGCTGTTAAGAAGGTTGGTACAGCTGTTAAGGATCTCTCAAATGATGCAATGAAGAACAAATTCCCCGGTGGAAAAACTGTAACATACGATCTTAAGAGCAATGGTGTTGGACTTGTGAACGATAATATGTCAGCAAGTGCATTGAAAGCAGTTCAATCATATCAAGAAAAAATTGAAAATGGGACAATTAAAGTTAGCCCTAAATAA
- a CDS encoding ABC transporter ATP-binding protein, whose amino-acid sequence MEDYVVEMRHITKQFGSYKANNDISLQLRKGEILALLGENGAGKSTLMGMLSGLLEPTEGEILINNKVVRMDNPRDAKRLGIGMVHQHFMLIPAFSVLENIILGDEPTKATRIDYKKAASDIEELAEKYHLDIDVHAKVRDITVGMQQRVEIMKALYRKANIFIFDEPTAALTPQEIDQLIKILRALAAEGNSVIFITHKLKEIKEVADRCVVIRMGKVIETVQVAETKEETLAEMMVGRKVNFAVEKEETDKSKTVLAVNDLNVEAHGLPKVKDLNLTVHSGEIVGVAGVDGNGQSELIEAITGLRKIKKGTVELKGKFLQNLGARKISEAGIGCIPEDRQNVGLILPFTIAENLVLKSYHKKPASQHGLLNYKKINEIGRQLIKSFDIRSQSEKELAGDLSGGNQQKVIVAREISANPDLLIAANPTRGVDIGAIEYIHEKIIEQRNTGHAVLLISFELDEILKLSDRVVVMHEGQIVGEIDPRHTSSEELGLMMAGKTPIGQEG is encoded by the coding sequence ATGGAAGATTATGTCGTTGAGATGAGACACATCACCAAGCAGTTTGGTAGCTATAAGGCAAATAATGATATTTCATTACAATTGAGAAAAGGTGAAATTCTAGCACTTTTGGGTGAAAATGGTGCTGGTAAATCAACTTTGATGGGAATGCTTTCAGGTTTATTGGAGCCGACTGAGGGTGAGATATTAATTAATAACAAAGTTGTTAGAATGGACAACCCTAGAGATGCAAAACGACTAGGCATTGGGATGGTTCATCAGCATTTTATGTTAATTCCGGCATTTTCAGTACTAGAAAATATTATTCTTGGTGATGAACCTACAAAAGCAACAAGGATAGATTATAAAAAAGCAGCTAGTGATATCGAAGAATTGGCTGAAAAGTATCATTTAGATATTGATGTGCATGCAAAAGTTCGAGACATTACTGTCGGTATGCAACAAAGAGTCGAAATAATGAAGGCATTATACAGGAAAGCAAATATTTTTATTTTTGATGAACCAACGGCGGCTTTAACACCACAAGAAATTGACCAGTTGATCAAGATTTTACGCGCCCTCGCAGCAGAAGGTAATTCAGTTATTTTTATCACACACAAACTCAAAGAAATTAAAGAAGTTGCGGACCGTTGTGTAGTAATCAGAATGGGAAAAGTTATTGAAACCGTTCAAGTTGCAGAAACAAAAGAAGAAACACTTGCCGAAATGATGGTTGGTCGTAAGGTTAACTTTGCAGTAGAAAAAGAAGAAACTGATAAGTCAAAGACTGTTTTAGCAGTCAATGATTTGAATGTTGAGGCTCATGGATTACCTAAGGTCAAAGATTTGAATCTAACAGTCCACAGCGGAGAAATTGTTGGTGTCGCCGGTGTTGATGGGAATGGTCAAAGTGAACTGATTGAAGCAATTACAGGACTACGCAAAATAAAAAAGGGAACTGTAGAATTAAAAGGCAAATTCTTGCAAAATTTGGGCGCTCGCAAGATCTCAGAGGCGGGGATAGGTTGTATTCCAGAAGATCGGCAAAATGTGGGCTTAATACTTCCTTTTACCATTGCCGAAAATCTTGTTTTAAAAAGCTATCATAAAAAACCCGCTAGTCAGCATGGTTTGTTAAATTATAAGAAAATCAATGAAATTGGTAGACAGCTTATTAAGTCATTTGATATTCGTTCGCAAAGTGAAAAGGAACTTGCGGGGGATCTCTCGGGAGGAAATCAACAAAAAGTAATTGTTGCAAGAGAAATTTCTGCTAATCCAGATCTTTTGATTGCAGCTAATCCAACTCGTGGTGTTGACATTGGAGCTATTGAGTATATACATGAAAAGATTATTGAGCAAAGAAATACGGGACATGCAGTACTTCTAATCAGTTTTGAGCTTGATGAAATCTTAAAACTTTCTGATCGAGTCGTTGTAATGCATGAGGGTCAGATTGTTGGTGAGATTGATCCAAGACATACTTCAAGTGAAGAACTTGGATTAATGATGGCTGGAAAAACACCAATTGGACAAGAAGGATAG